Within the Nitrosococcus wardiae genome, the region GCCCCTGCGCTTAAAATTTGCAAATACAGATGAAAAATCAGTTAAACAGGGAACTTAAGTTCTCCTGGATCTCAAGCCGCAGCGTCCTTGAAATCGTGGTTTAGAATGGCCTCGAGGCGCCGACATAACTCCCGCGCATAATCGGTCCAGACCCCCTGGCCCCAGTAGCGGTAACAACTGGTCTGGATCATCAACAGGTAATAGAGGGCATTTCGATAGCGGTATTCCGAGGTAGAAATTCCTGGCTTGTCCAACACTTTTTCTGAAAATAAAGCACTGACCTTTTCAATGGGACCGATCACGTTTTCATAGCCCTGGACCCAGGAAATGTTATTGGTCCAACTGCCCCCTTCCATGTGAAATTGATGGTCGCTGTGTTGAAGTTCCTCAATGAGTTCTTCCAGCTTCTCGGGGCCGCCTCCCGCTTCAAAATTATCCCAAATCTTTTTCTGCTGTACCGGCTGAATAGCCGGAAAATCGGCTTCCTTAAAACCCAAAGTTTCTAGATATTCCAGGTATTCGCTGACATTGACAGGAGGGGTATGGGAGCCGGTGGCTTCCCCCATCACCTCCATAAATTTACCTGGAAACTCATTCATCATCACGCCACCATTTTCACCGTCGCCGATCTGGGTGACCAGGGGTGGAATAGACTGGCCTTTTAGCTCTTGGCGGGAGAGACCCTCAGCCTCGTAATAAGGCTGCATCTGGGCCACCAATTTGGTATCCGAGCCCTGAGTCTTGATAATGGCAATGATACTTGCGCTTTCCCCCTTGGAGTTTTTCGCCACCAGCCGGTGGGGAATATGGGGCCGTTGAGGATGCCCGCCATCTTCGGGCTGCTCCACCGAATGCTCTTGAACTAGCACCCATTGATAGCCATTATCCTTAAGGGTTTTGACGAATTCGTAACATACATCAGGATGATTGGGCAGGGCCATCTCCGCCGGGGAAAACCCTTTTACCCGACTCAAGGCCTCTAAGCCAAAAATAGCAGCAAAATGGTGGCGCCAGGCCTGGACATGCAAACGGTAGTCTTGGACAGGGGTAGAAGGGGCAACCGCATGACTCCAAGTACATCCTAGCCACTCCACGCAATGCCGATAATGGGGGTCGCAGGTGACGCGTTTAAGGGCGTCGAAGACATCATCTAACCCCATATCCCGCAGGCCATGCAATAAACACCCCGAATAATCCAGCATAACCCGGGGGCTCTTACCCTCATCCACCAGCTTGGGCACAAATTCACCAATTCGCTTATAGCACCAATGGAATACGGGGGCATTGTGATTATCGCCCACATCCTGATGATCCATCATATGTTTAAGATTACTGATAATCTTAGCCGTGTGTAAATCCTCCCCACCGGCGGGAATTAAAGGCTGCTGCATGTGCAGAGCAATGGCAAAGGCACTGTTGATACTACCAAAATCAATTCCGCTCTCGGACAAATAAACGGGACCTTGGGCACGGGCATTTGCAATTAACTCTTCAGAACCACAAAGATTAGGTAGATCGTCGACATATTCCGGTAAATCGTTCATATTTACTAACCTCTTCGGCACAGTATTCACGGAACAGTATTAGAAACATTCCGCTCCCAAGTCTAGCAACCTTGGCTAGGGATATTGTGCCGTTTTTGCAAAGCCTTAGAGCTAAGTAAGTTCTCTAGAGTCAATCGGGGTTTCTTGCTCCATGATTTTTTCGGTTTCTTCCTCTTTCTTTTCTTCACTGCGCTTGCGAGCAAGCAGCAAATACACCGCCGGAACCACAAATAGAGTAAATAAAGTCCCAATCCCCAATCCACTGGCAATCACCAGCCCAATATGAAAACGGCTCACCGCGCCAGGACCGCTAGCCATGAGCAATGGCACCATCGCCACTATCATAGAAATCGTGGTCATCAGGATGGGACGTAACCGAATACTGGCCGCCTTCTCTACGGCTTCCCGTTTGCTAAGCCCTTCTTGGATCTGCAATTGATTGGCAAACTCCACAATGAGAATGCCGTTTTTGGCAATCAGACCAATCAACGTAATCAGCCCTACCTGCGTGTAAATATTGACTGTTGCAAAACCCAGGGTAAGAAATACCAACGCCCCAGCGATAGACATGGGAACCGACATCATAATAATGACCGGGTCACGCCAACTCTCAAACTGTGCCGCCAAAACCAGGTAGATCACTAACAATGAAAAGAAGAAGGTCACCACCAGCGCACTACCCTGCTGGGTGTACTGGCGCGATTCCCCAGCATAATCCCAGCTAAAGCCCCGGGGGAAAATCTCCTGGGCTTGTTCTTCTAGGTAAGCTAGCGCCTCTCCTAGCGTTACGCCCTCAGCCATCGTTCCCTGAACAGTCACTGAATTAAGCTGTTGAAACTGAACTCGCTTACTCGGCTCCACCGTATCCTCGAAGGACACCAGTGCCGCTAGGGGGATGAGTTCCCCAGCACCCGTGCGAATATAATAATTCTCCAGCATTTCCTGATCCAGGCGGTAGCGGCGGGCGACTTGCGGGATCACCTTATAGCTGCGCCCTTCTAAATTGAACCAGTTGATATAACCCCCGCCCAGCATGGTTGACAAATCTTGTCCAATATCTTCCATACGAATACCAAGATCACCGGCCAGATCTCGGTTAATCTTAAGCGTAGTCTTAGGTCGGCTAAATTTGACGGATTTTTGCAGAAAAACGAATTTGCCACTGGCCATTGCCTGTTGAATCAACTCTTCAGCAACCTGATCCAGACGCAAGAAATCCGCATCCGTAGTGATCACGAATTGGAGCGGCAAGCCGCGGCCCGCGGCCGGCAAGCTAGGCCGGGGAAAAGTGGCGATCTCAAAGCCGGCGATTCCTTGAAGTTGCTGCTGGAGCTCAGGGTGGATTTCCATTTGGGAGCGTTCCCGCTCAGAAGGCACGGGCATCTTGAAGCCGCCGAAGACGGTACTGGGATCGCCCCCTCGACCTAGCAGCAGGAAACTTTCATGATATTCGGGGAAAGTCTCGAAGACATCGATAATCTGGCGAGAGTAAGCCTCGTCGTAATCAATGGTGGCCGTCTGGGGAGCCGTGGCCTGAAAAAATAAAATACTTTGATCTTCGGTAGGGGCTAATTCATTTTGGCTGGTCACATACATAAAATAGATGCTGCACAGTATGACGACAGCAAAAACCATGATCACTGGTAGGCTATCTAGGGAGTGGTGCAGGAGCCTTTGATAACGTTCGGCAAGCCGGGTAAAAAAGTGTTCTACCCATTGCTCAAAGCGGCCCGTCTCACCTGCCGGTCGCAAAACTTTAGAGGAGAGCATGGGAGAGAGCGTCAGAGCCACAACCCCTGATACCAACACTGCGCCAGCCAGCGTAAAGGCAAATTCGGTAAATAGCGTTCCCACCAGGCCACCCATAAAACCAATGGGCGCATAAACGGCCACCAGGGTGGTGGTCATAGCGATAATCGGCAGTCCCAATTCCCTGGCCCCCTGGATCGCAGCCTGAAAACGGCTCTCCCCCTTCTCCAGATGCCGATGGATATTTTCCACCACAATAATGGCGTCATCGACTACCAGCCCAATGGCCAACACTAGGGCCAGCAGGGTGAGCAAGTTAAGGGAAAAACCTAAAAGCAGCATCAGAAAAGCCCCGCCGATTAAGGACAGGGGAACCACGATGGCGGGAACCAAGGCTGCCCGCAAAGAACCGAGGAATAAAAAGATCACCGCAAGCACGATGAGTACCGCTTCCGCAAGGGTGCGAAATACTTCATCAATGGCATCATCGATATAGGCGCTGGCATCATAAACAATGTAGCCATCAAGCCCAGAAGGGAGCTGGCGACGGATCTCTGGCACCAATTCATGGATGCGCTCGGCAACATCCAGGGGATTGGCCCCCGGGGCCTGCTCGATGCCAATAAAGATGGCCGCTTTTCCGTTATACCAGTTGCTGGAATCGTAGTCTTCGGCACCCAGCTTGGGCTCGGCAATATCTCTAAGGCGTACCAGGGCTCCATCCGCCTCATGCACTACCAGATTAAGGAAATCCTCCTCCCCGCTAATATCGGTAGTAGCGCTGAGATCCACGGAGACATAAGCCCCCTTGGTCTGCCCCACCCCGGTCAGATAATTATTCTCGAGCAGGACTTCTCTGACATCATCAGCGGTCACCCCCAGGGCCGCCATACGGCGGGGATTAAGCCAGATGCGCATGGCAAAAGTTTTGTTACCAATGAGCTCCGCCTTGGCCACCCCCGGTACCGCCTGAATCTTGGGCCGTACCACCCGCAGCAGATAGTCCGTG harbors:
- a CDS encoding glycosyl hydrolase family 57; amino-acid sequence: MNDLPEYVDDLPNLCGSEELIANARAQGPVYLSESGIDFGSINSAFAIALHMQQPLIPAGGEDLHTAKIISNLKHMMDHQDVGDNHNAPVFHWCYKRIGEFVPKLVDEGKSPRVMLDYSGCLLHGLRDMGLDDVFDALKRVTCDPHYRHCVEWLGCTWSHAVAPSTPVQDYRLHVQAWRHHFAAIFGLEALSRVKGFSPAEMALPNHPDVCYEFVKTLKDNGYQWVLVQEHSVEQPEDGGHPQRPHIPHRLVAKNSKGESASIIAIIKTQGSDTKLVAQMQPYYEAEGLSRQELKGQSIPPLVTQIGDGENGGVMMNEFPGKFMEVMGEATGSHTPPVNVSEYLEYLETLGFKEADFPAIQPVQQKKIWDNFEAGGGPEKLEELIEELQHSDHQFHMEGGSWTNNISWVQGYENVIGPIEKVSALFSEKVLDKPGISTSEYRYRNALYYLLMIQTSCYRYWGQGVWTDYARELCRRLEAILNHDFKDAAA
- a CDS encoding efflux RND transporter permease subunit codes for the protein MKFTDLFIRRPVLASVVSLLILLVGLRALTLLEVRQYPETQDTVVTVTTLYPGASSELVKGFITTPLQQAIAEAKGIDYMVATSTQGRSVIEAYMELNYDPNAAVAEIQAKVASQRNVLPEESEDPVIDSTTGDPTALMYMAFYSKGMLPSQITDYLLRVVRPKIQAVPGVAKAELIGNKTFAMRIWLNPRRMAALGVTADDVREVLLENNYLTGVGQTKGAYVSVDLSATTDISGEEDFLNLVVHEADGALVRLRDIAEPKLGAEDYDSSNWYNGKAAIFIGIEQAPGANPLDVAERIHELVPEIRRQLPSGLDGYIVYDASAYIDDAIDEVFRTLAEAVLIVLAVIFLFLGSLRAALVPAIVVPLSLIGGAFLMLLLGFSLNLLTLLALVLAIGLVVDDAIIVVENIHRHLEKGESRFQAAIQGARELGLPIIAMTTTLVAVYAPIGFMGGLVGTLFTEFAFTLAGAVLVSGVVALTLSPMLSSKVLRPAGETGRFEQWVEHFFTRLAERYQRLLHHSLDSLPVIMVFAVVILCSIYFMYVTSQNELAPTEDQSILFFQATAPQTATIDYDEAYSRQIIDVFETFPEYHESFLLLGRGGDPSTVFGGFKMPVPSERERSQMEIHPELQQQLQGIAGFEIATFPRPSLPAAGRGLPLQFVITTDADFLRLDQVAEELIQQAMASGKFVFLQKSVKFSRPKTTLKINRDLAGDLGIRMEDIGQDLSTMLGGGYINWFNLEGRSYKVIPQVARRYRLDQEMLENYYIRTGAGELIPLAALVSFEDTVEPSKRVQFQQLNSVTVQGTMAEGVTLGEALAYLEEQAQEIFPRGFSWDYAGESRQYTQQGSALVVTFFFSLLVIYLVLAAQFESWRDPVIIMMSVPMSIAGALVFLTLGFATVNIYTQVGLITLIGLIAKNGILIVEFANQLQIQEGLSKREAVEKAASIRLRPILMTTISMIVAMVPLLMASGPGAVSRFHIGLVIASGLGIGTLFTLFVVPAVYLLLARKRSEEKKEEETEKIMEQETPIDSRELT